From the genome of Solanum lycopersicum chromosome 7, SLM_r2.1:
CAACTAGAGTGCAGGTTGACCCCACGGGAAATTTACAGAAGAAACGAATTTACTAACTCTTTTATTCAGTAGTTGTCgctattttgaaaagaaataaattgcAAAAAGTAAGTATTTGATTGTTTTGTATTCAAGTAACCAAGTTCTGCTAAAGTTGAATGTTAACTGTAGCAAATAATAGTTTCAAGATTTGATGTTTGATTTAGATAGACTAGCAAACTTACGGTGTCTAGCTAGGTATACATGAAAGATTGACGGTTCAAATTTATCAAATCTATCAATTGATCTAATACGTctgatatatgttcactatggaaagtTCAAAGGAAAATTCACTTATCCATATGCAATCTATCCTTACTCACAAATCATAcaattttcatgcatatgttatCACAATAGTCATTCCCAATTCATGTGGGGAATTGTTGGGTTTTTAAAGGTGTGAACAAgaaatgaaaggttgtgactCTCTTGGAGGTTTGTGACGTTGCCGAAAGATTGTGacctttatgaaaagttgtggtTTTTCTAAAGGATTGTGATCGTTTGAAAGGTTGTGcatttttcaaagggttgtgacctttttgaaatattgtcATATTTCCAAAGAGCTGCGACCTTTAACCTTTGTTAGCTATTGTAAGAGAggttttctctcatttttttgtattgaattattcCCTTCTTATGCATACATTTCTTAcaatataaaaatgatatatcGTGTATGTATGTGTGATTCGTTACTGTCATTTTGAGTTCGTTGAAATTAtcgaagtttgaggtaccactactttttaaatagttaatccgttttatcttgggagaaattattCTACAACCTCTGCTACTTGAgggaattaaatttcttaagaaaacAAAGTTGGTTATGTGGACTCGAATTAgttttttgctttttcttttcatcttttattatttctagTTATTAGGTAATACGCATACAAGAGATAACAAGCTTAAGAAACTTatattgttgatattttttcgTGGTAAGGaaattacttctattttttgTGCTCTTTTTATTGGGAAAAAGAATAAGAGAAAgagaattattttatcatatgataaagGGATAATTCACAACtatccctcaacctatgcccgaaatctcagagacacacttatactataataaggtCCGATTATCGTCCTGAACttactttataaataattttctactcgTTTTCAggctacgtggcactatcttgtgggtccaacgctggttgactttttttttcaagctagtgccacgtaggccgaaaaggggtagataattacttataaaataagtttagaggGTAATAGGATcatagtatagtataagtgtgtctctgggactTCAGGCATacgttgaggggatacttgtgcattttccctataaTAAAAGAGATTTGAGATGAATTAATACTACATTAATATGTTCTAGTATATTCTCTATAGTAAGTTTTTCTTTGAAGGACaagattgtttttattttctttttaagtgcATTCAAGCATTGCACCCTTTCAACTGTCTTTTCAATGAGAAAGTTATTTTGTGCGTTAAGGCTAACACAtactcttcaatttttttcttatattcttgATTTAATATAACTACGAGAAGAAGTAAATGAACAAATGTTGTCTGGTAAAAATTTTGAACATCAGTGTATTTTCTCGTTGAAATTCAATGTCTTctaaaaaaaatggaatatgCTGGAAactaagaaagaaaggaaaaaattagcaagaaaaatatctttcatGGAATCATTGttgacaaacaaaaatatgattcaatgggagtaaaaattagattatatcTTTATCtcccttgattatttttttcctatcatttatatttttatagggtttatttcataaattttaggAAAGATGATTGGTATGTGATGATCTCAGAATATATGTTTATTAcaattaatatgtattttttttagaggaggtaaaaacttttgtagtttttcaGTCCATGTGAAATTTGATTGTGTCTGAATTTTGGAGACTTAAAATCCTATGATTTATTCCCCTTtggtttgaaaaatataagaacTTACAAGCAAATCGCATTGGTGTGACGAATACAGAAACTTCACTAATTTGTTATACTCTGTTTGAAGGAATATTCTTACTTGAAGAGTACAAAATTTTCGTCAGAAGTATCAAGGCtaaatgatattaaaaaaataaaatcttcatcATTAGCTAGAAAAAGtgttgtatttgaggtttctagAGATTAAAACTTTTTTGATTTACTACTCTGACTGAATGTGAAACTGATTCGAAGAATATAAAAGTTTTACGAGAATTCAAGGTTCATTCGGTTAACTAttagaataatatataaatatcattgtAAAATAGAAACAAGTTGTATAAGGGTTGAatctttattattagtattctaAATACTAAGTGGTCTGTCTAATTGTGACAAAGGGGTGGATGGGGGGACACTAGTGACATAAAATTAGTGACTTTTGTTCTTGCAATGTGGTGTGTATATTGATTAATCTCCAACAGAAGGTTTCATGTTGTCAATATGTATTTTGATGGTATACaatatgaaagcatgaaaaaaatatgtggaaaatAATTGCAAATACTTGAAAGACTTACTATCTAATTTAAGTTTGAAAGGACAAAATTTAATGACATTCTTTTTATGTtagacccacaaaattcttagagtatatttgatattgtggtCATTGAGTCTCTCTTTACTagtatatgatatgactattatgaaacacaaaattatattactcaCTCAAAAGAATTATATTCTTTGATGAAAACGTTTCactttaattattgtgattttcatgaaaagatatgtctattaaaatattattttttgtatagacATGAACATTGGTGAAAATtgtttgttatatttgttttgtaaaACAAACATTTGGGTCATATTATCCTTATTGTACCAATGAAACTATGGTCATGGGTAAttcaataacaaattaaattttatgaaaagttccTTATGAAAAGGAAATATGACAAGGTGTTGACTCTAAAATAGTGTTTATATTTGAGAAagctataaaaaataaaatacttgtgGAAAAAGGTTACCTCATAAAAAGGTCTTttcaaacttaatatttttatttgttcttactgtTAACTTATAATGTTTTAATCACAGTAAAATCAAGACTAGTGTATTTGTGTCAGATACACAAAATTTTACAGATTGATGCTTCAAGAATCAAATCAGCAACAATCAATTAAGGAGAATATTGATTCACTTTAATCAATCTAACCAAAGATAGATTCATTCAAATCAATATGAACTTAAGGAATCAaatcaaatcttgaaagataaatTTGTCATTGCTGGAACTCAATCAAATAAGATTTATATCAAATCAAGCATGAGAATCAAAAAGGAAGAATGCCAAAGAAGGAAAGCAACAAGCTGCCCTCACTAAAGCAACATTGCCACCATTCAAGGACTCAACGAAATAGAAGAAATCACAATCCTAGCGTATGACTAGGATGAAGTAATCTGTaagataaaaaatcaaattagcCAAGTACTAAGACTACAATAAGATCCTTAAAAATAAGGAAGAATATTAAGATCACACAAATATATTCAAGAGGGGTGGGGTGAACTAAAATTTTCTTCAGTCGACTTCCTACTCTGGTCAGTCGACTCACCTGCACGTTAGTAAAacatataaatagtaataagtTGCAGTAAGTAAATAACTCAAAGCATTTTATACTGGTTCGGACCACAGATGTGATGCCTAGTCCAGTCCCCTTGGGTTACAAGGATTTCCGTAAAAGCTTGTTAAGAACTTGGGTGTTCTAGAATAATACGATTATGAGCCCGTCTAATATGGAAATCAAACCTTCTTCTTTGACACAACCTCTACCTGATAACCTATACTCAAatctttctttctattttctttacaaTTATTCACTCGAGGGTCTACACAGTTTtatgaaagataaaagaagattACAATATAAGTTCAAGTGAAGTGCGTACTTCACAACTAAGGCTAGGCGAGGATTATGTAGTGTTTGAGGACTGCATTTGTCAAGGAATAACCCAAGGGTATTTCAAATCAAGGATCCTGGTTCAGTCCTTGATTTCGGCTGATTGATTCATGTCCATTTGAGCTAGCCGATTCCTTCCTTCTTTGGAGATTTTATGGTGATCTttattctcttccttctcttgaGGATATTTATGTGATCTTAATATTCGCCCTTCTTTTTAAGGATTTTCTTGTAGTCTTGGTACTAGGCTAATTTGATTTTCTATCTTCCAGGTTACTTCATCCTAGTCATGCACTAGGATTGTGATTTCTTCAATTCCGATGAGTCCATGAATAATGACAGCGTTGCTTCAGTAAGGGCAGCTCGTTGCTTTCCTTCTTTGGTGTTCTTCCCTTTTTATTCTCATTCTTGATTTAATATGAATCTATTTTGATTGATTCCAACAATGAAATTATCTTGTAAGATTTGATTTGATTCCTTGAGTTCAAATTGATTTGAATGAATCTATCTTTTGTTAGATTGATTTGAGTGAATCAATCTTCTCCTTAATTGACTGATGCTCATTTGATTCTTGAAACATCAATCTGTAAGATTTTGTTATCTAACACAAATACACTAATCTTGATTTTCCTGCGACACAAGGTAGTTTTTCATTATACAAAACATTATAAGTTAACAATCTCCCCAATTTtgataatgataaaatttaaCTATACAATTTAGTTTAACTTCCCTGTTTAACAATTTTCTGACTCCCCTTTTTTGTATGCTCCCCCTTTCTATATGCTTCCATCTTTTTGTATGTTTCCAGTATAGTTATCTAAATTCTCCCTCTTTGACATAATCAAAAagtaaaacaatatatacaagAACAATTGGACAAGTAGTAAACTAAAGAATTTAATTATAAACATAGTAATTTCAAGATATTTGAAGGAAATGAAATCTTTCTTCAAACAAGGGTTTTGTAAAACCATCAgctaattaatttttagaaCCGACAAACAAACTCAAGCAAGAAATTACCATTTTGAACAAGATTATGAATGAAAAACATGCCACGAATTGATGCAGAGAATAGATAAACTAATAGCATTGTACAATCAAAGAATATTGGAACATCTTTAGAAGATAAGTTGAGGTCCAATGATTGACGCATCACCAAAAGAAGTTGAGTACCACAACTTCCAATTGTTTCACTAGTGCTTTTACTGTATTTTTGTCACCTGCAAAGTCAGCGTATAAAAATTCGGATACATTAAAATTTCAGAAAGGATACCATGGTCCCTTTACAAACGATCGACTTGCATTGAGATATAGTAAAGATCCAGTCAATCCTCGATATAGTTATTCATCAACCACATTTCCTTGATTGatgaaaatttcattttctaatCGCTTTATTTGTCAATTAATTTTTCTCTAAATGATCAAGTTCTTCTTTCATAACTTGTATCCACAACTCATTCATTTATTCGTTTGAATTCTATTTTGGGATACTAGAACTTCTGACTTTTGTAGTATGAATTTTATCATCCCAAGATAAATTTTCAAGATAGCTTGCGTTGCATCTCCATTCCTTGTGGATAGCTATTTTGTCAACTGGGGTAGACGACTTCACCTCTACATGAGCCGACTCTTCGGCAACAAATTCGATTCTTTATGCAAAAATGACTAGGAAGATTTCAATCCAACaacattgttgttgttgtatctTGTAAGGAACAATTGTTTCTTTCCATCTCTCCATTTCCTTGAAGTGATCTAGGTGAAGAGAAATTTTGAGTGAAGCTGTTTGAGCATTAAAATCTTCAAATGCCTGATTTTCAAATTCGCCATCATGATCACAAGTTTATGTGCATCATGGATATGATCCTTTTCAAAGTACAATTTTGGAAGTCCGACAACTCGTTCTAATCTAGGTGACTTCTCAAGAGCATGCAAACTTGTTCAAGATTTTGGTGTCATAACCAATGATCATTATAAGCTTTGGTAAGACAAGTAAGATTAGATAGATTAACAATAATtaagacatatatatattttatcccTTTGATCTCCTCTAATGAAAGAAATTATTTCTGTTGTTTGATTGTGCAACTTTTGGTATTGAGGGAAACTTGAAACCAAGTGTCACATAGTTGACTAATGCTGAGGAGATTTTGCTCGAGTCCTTCAACAAGGTATCCCCTCTTGACTTTTACTTAGCTGTTTGAATCATATTGTTTGTGATAGAACTGTTTGagacatgtcaattacaaaaacCTTGcaaaaactgatcaacttaaAAGTTTCTTCTAACTTctagtgcaataaatcaaaatgtcaagtatgtattgttgaaaaaaaaattatattttagaatTGATTAACAATGACATTTGTGAgataaagtcaacaccatctcgtagtgaataaaatgtttcataaattttattgatgattgcaccagatattgttatatttatttgctaaatggtaaggatgaaacaATAGTAACATATAGACGATAAAAAACTAAATTGAAAATAAGTTGGATAAGAAAATTTGTCACAATTAGAAGTGGTAGATGTggataatatgattttttttttgcagaaatataTTTGGAAATGGAATCATCCATAACATTAATGCATATTCTCACCTTAATCTAATGAAATTGTTGACCAGAAAAACCAAATTTTGAAGGAAATgttgaatgtcatattataagGTCAAGTTTACTACAAAAATTGTGGATAGTGCTATCATTACAACAAAAGAGAACAACAAAATGTTTGtctgaaataatttttttttgttagtaaaggagtaagaaataaaataaattttttttatttgttaagaaaGGGAGCAAATAATAGTTGTGTTTGTTCAAACTTTGTAGTATCATGATAGAGAATAGTTTGTCCCCccttaaaattatatacaaaaaataattcttaaaagacagtgatttaaaatattttcaataaactTTATTCCATATGTGAAATGGAAATGAGGGAACTATTTCCAAAAGGGTCAAAATTAAACCTAAGATTGTGAATTCTATGTTGATTGAATATGCtacaaataataaaacatgTCGATTTACGATTGATAAATCCGAACTATTGGATAGTCAAGTAAAATATCTAAACGACCTTGAAAAGAACCAATGgagaatgtacttaataaagagattcaaatGCATAATAAATGTCAATGGACAAATTACTTCTTCAAGTTTAATTTTGtgacatttcttcttgaaaatgaGTCTTATATATTCTGAAAGTTATGTCCTTTGCGGACTTATCCTTTTTGGACAGAGACTGTAAATAGTAAGATAGATTCAATCTTGAACAATCACATTGGAGATTTAGTTAATCTTCCTCCAAAAAATAAATCTgtgttcaaaataaatttataatagaaaaagaaaattgatgaaactattgacaaatacaaAGTAACACTTGTTGCCATAGACTTTAGACAATAAGAAAGTTGTCTAAAGTTGCATTGCATAGCAGACCTCATATAACCTGTGAAGTAGTTGTATCTCTTCCATTCATAGGACTAGTCTTTGTCAAAAAGTCAtcttcaaatgaaaataattacctccatcatttatctaaaaaaattaacaaataaatcaaattatttgaaCTTAAAACAATTAATCTACTTTTTTAATTACCACTAAGAAAGTAacaaaaaattttacttttttgacCATTAGAATccctaattaaattttatgagtATTTGATGTCTTAATTCTATGGTGATTTAAGCATTACAATATTTGAGTGCAAATTCGGTAATTTGTCATATCGAATGAGCAAGATATGCAGAAACTGGAAGGCTTGCCTCCTCATTCCCTTACCGTAACaaatattgtatttgtataaaaattctTGAGGTTTCAAACACTTATCACATGACTAGACTTCCAACCAAGTATGgagaaagaaatgaaatttaaagATGAACTAGagcaaaaatcaaaactttgcCATAGTTTAAAGACTTGTATATCATACTAAATTGTATGCTATAAGAGTCCACACGCCTTGGCTAACGTTAAAATAGTATGGTGGCCATTTAAGTAGATGATATAGTGCACTAATTCAGTAcgttattgttaattttttgttatttttactttaacaaGTTATAGTTATGTTCACTTTTCTTTTATTACACATCATTTAGATTCCAGACTCGAATCCTCATTTATTATGCCATTAATTTAATACTCTATATGTTtcatatttcatttacttctatTATTCAATAATACttgtttattattgattttgaatACTATATCActatttgaatataataaatataatatcttaaaaaatgtaatacataaatgataataataaattaagaatTAAGTGTAAAGTTATTCACTGATTTCATAAAGTGAACAAGTATTGTtggacattttaaaatattatagttGACAACTATTATTGGACGGAGggattgatatatattgtttaataTGTCTAAAAGAAAATGTCTATCTTACtataattaaaaagtatttaattataaatttcgtCTTTTTGCTTCAATAAAATGCTATATAACAATTATTGATTGTTAAATAGTGTAAGATAAAATGGAAGAATAAAAGTTAAGATTGAGTAAAAGGGCGTAGTATGAATGAGTTGGCAATATATCCGGAAAAAAGGTAATGCCAAGGTGTCGATAGTTAACTGCGGTTATAATATGACCACATTGGATGGTTAAGGGCATAAGAGGCGTCGGTGGAGGTCAAGTTAGCCAGTCTTGAGAAATAAAAAGGACCGTtgaataaatatagaaaaaatatagagagaagAAGATTGAAGAGAGAAAGAATCGCTTGGTTTATAAGCCATTAAAGCCTTCCCTGTTGGAacttttttacatatatatatatatgcatttaaAACTGAGAAAGGATTGTAATGGCAGATTCTAATTCAAGTACCGATTCTGTTTCCATTGATGTTGAGACCATTTATCTTGGCGGAAAGGttccattttcttcttctttctctctttctgtATGTCCATTGTTCAATTAACGAAATGGGGTTTTGCTTTTTTAAGTTTCTCTGTAAAGGGCTTTGTTTGTTTCTCTTTCAAATCATTTTTGGGTTTCACAAGTTGTTTACTGTAGATTATGGGTTTCTAGATCTTTGATAGAAATATAAAGATTGTTCTTGTCACACTTGGAGATTTTGTGTCCatcatttcttgtttttttttccaattggGACGTCAGTAACGGAATTCCtcaaataaaactttttttatagTAATTGGATTTCATCTTCTCTTGCAATTCTGCCCTTTTCAACAACTGCTATAATCCCAAAATGCAGTGAGCCGATCATATACTTATGCTGGTTGCACATAGTTGGGTTGGGGgattacaacaacaacacacCCCTGTAATTCCACAAGTGGTTGAGGGGgaaattattattacttttttttttggaaattgaaGAGGTGGAGGACAACAATGTCTTGTACTTGAGATGTGAGTGATCTTGCATAAGAGAATACAAATCATACTGATTAGTAGAGCTTTTAAACTTGGAGGGGTTAGATTATGGATGTAcgtttttcttgatttacctAACTTATACAAAGAAATTATATTCAGGAGCATATTGTACGGACTGGCTGCGGCTCTGTCTCTGTTATAGTTTATGGAGACCAAGAGAAGCCACCATTAATAACTTATCCAGATTTAGCTCTAAATCGTAAGTGACGGTTTATGTTGTAATGTTCCATATCTTCCATTTTCAGGATTCTGTTAATGTTCTTTCAGGTTGCTTATATTGTTTGCTGTTTATCTTAGTGCTTCTGAATCTTTACTTTCAAACATGCATTCTGCAGATATGTCGTGTTTCCAGGGATTGTTCTTCTGTCCGGAAGCAGCTTCATTGCTGCTCCATAACTTTTGCATTTACCACATAAGTCCTCCGGGGCATGAGGTCTGTGAATTGGACAGCTTGTTTCCTTTCATGTAATCTTATTGGGTTTTTGGCTCTCTATTCTAAGTTCCATTAGAATCGACTCAACTTATCTCCATTACTCACATACTGCTCTCTCATTTCCGCAAGAGTTCTTGCAGTTGGGAGCTGCAGCAATTTGTCCAGAGGAGCCTGTACCTTCAGTGGATGATTTGGCAGATCAGATAGTTGAGGTTCTTAACTATTTTGGGTAATTCTTGAGCTCCATTTTACTGTATGTTTAGTTATGATTATACAAGTATTGCAAATGatgtttcttttcttgtaaCTTGTTAGAGATCTGTTTTCTGGTTTTTTGAGCCATTTCTTGATAACTTTGTTTTTAAGCAAGGACTCTTCCAGGGAAAAAAAGAGGAATACTTTTTAAGCAACATTTTTTGCTGTTTTCAGGCTGCGGTCAGTTATGTGTATGGGAGTAACAGCTGGTGCTTATATACTCACCTTATTTGCTGTAAGTTTGTTTTCAAAAATGACCATGTGATACTCCTCGTAGTGGTCGATCATCTATTTTCACTAACATGTATCTTATTTTGCAGATAAAACATAGGGAACGTGTTCTTGGTTTGATTCTTGTTTCCCCTGTATGCAGAGCACCTTCTTGGAGCGAATGGTTTTATAATAAGGTGATATTTCATATCTTTCTTATACCATTTCTCAATTGAGAAGCAATTACGCTCTATAGAAGTTGAGATAATTGTTCATCTTCAGGTCATGTCGAATTTACTTTACTTCTATGGAATGTGTGGTCTGCTGAAAGACTTTTTATTATACCGCTACTTCAGCAAGGTACTTGTTGtgttctattatttttttttctcctacATGTCTGTTGCCTTTTTTGTTGTGATCAGATTGAATTAAGGAGGCTGCTTTAATTGTTTCAGGAGGTTCGGGGGTCTGCAGAAGTTCCAGAATCAGATATAGCTCAAGCATGCAGAAAAGTAAGTGCCTCTCTCCTCCGTTAGTTAGTTTGCAGATGTTAGTCAATTTCATTCTTCTTCTACCTTGTTTAGATTATTGCTATGCAGATCTTAATTACGTTTTTTATAACTATTGTATTTGGTGTTTTTCTTATCTTTTCAGTTGCTAGATGAGAGGCAAAGCATAAACATTTTACGGTTTCTACAAGCTATTGGCAGGTAAGAAACTTGATCTCAGTGCATGAAATATAGATAGCAGTGTGTTGTTTTCAAAATAGTCACAAAAGTAGACTCTTCCTAAGCAATGGTTTTGCAAATGAGCAGGAGACCAGATATCACACAAGGATTGAAGAAACTACAATGTCGAACCCTCATATTTGTTGGGGATAGTTCTCCTTTCCATTCCGAGGCTCTCCACATGACTGCTAAATTGGATAGACGATTCAGTGCCTTAGTAGAGGTATGCGCTTAATTACACTTTAATAAATCTTTAACAACGAACTGTTCCTTTTCTAGCTAAAAGTTTTGTATGTGTAGCTAATTCCAtttctatgatgtttggccGGTGAGGCAATAAGCTGTTTTGTAGTGTATACCTGAATAAAATGATGTGCAGAAGTGTCATGATTGAAGTtaatatatagtatatttaaaatgatacATTGGATGTATATTATGGTACTTGGGAATGGTGTTGTTGACGAAATGTATGGGCATTGTTGTGATTGTAATTGTAATTTGCAGGTACAGGAGTGTGGATCAATGGTGACAGAAGAACAGCCACATGCAATGTTGATACCAATGGAGTATTTCCTCATGGGATATGGACTATACAGACCTAACCAGTTCAGTGGCAGCCCAAGGAGTCCTCTTAGTCCATCTTGTATCGCCCCCGAGCTTCTCTCTCCAGAGAGCATGGGGCTCAAACTCAAACCTATCAAGACCCGGATTGAATCCAAGCTCCCCGGTGCAcaatgataatttaatttgtgtattatattggaaagaaaaaaccctctttttaagttttattgtTTGTTTGGTTGCAACTCTGGAAGGGTCAGGCAGGGTAGATATTTATATATGAGGTGTAGTATATAGGAAGTTGAAATTCTTTTATGGACATATGTAGGGAGAAAATTGGGTATTCATTCATTGGTAGGCAGAGAAAAAAAGGATTATTAAACATGTTCCCACTTTCAGTTGTATttgtaaattagaaaaaaaagagacatttatttatgaaaacatGACAAATGGTGAATAAGACAGCAATTGAGCTGGTTATTgttagttatatatttttaaattcataaatgaCTATCCTCTTATGGTCCTACCCCCCATCCCCACTTAACACCAGGCCAAAAAAATTGCAATCCTTCCCACTTTGTCCCCTGTTCCTTTTTTTGTTTGTCTCAAAATGCCtgcaatattttattttattttactttttaattaattaaattttggcGAAAATGtataattctctttatttcctAGACAATGAGATGAACTtgaccatttttattttatttttggtgtaaattTGATAATCACTagttaatgtatttttaaaaatataaaagtgacATATTTtagatacataaaaaaattattttctaatttatatgACACTTTTGACTTCTTAAGATTCAACCTACgtgaattttatataaatactttattttatattttcatcatattgatatgagaAGAATTGCAATTTTAATTTGTGAAAAATGTCACATGTTTATCCATTATTAATTTTAGcttcatttacatgaaagaaaatgagtttaactgtaaaaaaaaaaatggaagggTGAAATCTGGCCATTTTTAGGATAGTTAAGGGATGGTTTATGCTCACTGTGGTAGTAGAAGAATGTTTAAATTTAGAGTATATTTAAGGGATGGTTCTagccaaaaattcataatattacaaactagattatatctaaataattagCTCATACACTAGCAAGATTAGGTAAGTTTTTCTTATAATATTCTGTTGCTTATCTAATCAGTAATTATATAGGGAGAAAAATAGTTTACTCACTTTTTATGGGAACATCCTGGTGAAGCTGAGGATTAAAAGCTCTCTTCTTGCTCATTCAGTTTAGTTAGGATTGTCTATTACTTGTATAAGCTAGAGAAGAATGAGAGCAAACAAAATGAGGGATTTGTGGGTTGACC
Proteins encoded in this window:
- the LOC101255415 gene encoding protein NDL1-like isoform X1, translating into MADSNSSTDSVSIDVETIYLGGKEHIVRTGCGSVSVIVYGDQEKPPLITYPDLALNHMSCFQGLFFCPEAASLLLHNFCIYHISPPGHELGAAAICPEEPVPSVDDLADQIVEVLNYFGLRSVMCMGVTAGAYILTLFAIKHRERVLGLILVSPVCRAPSWSEWFYNKVMSNLLYFYGMCGLLKDFLLYRYFSKEVRGSAEVPESDIAQACRKLLDERQSINILRFLQAIGRRPDITQGLKKLQCRTLIFVGDSSPFHSEALHMTAKLDRRFSALVEVQECGSMVTEEQPHAMLIPMEYFLMGYGLYRPNQFSGSPRSPLSPSCIAPELLSPESMGLKLKPIKTRIESKLPGAQ
- the LOC101255415 gene encoding protein NDL1-like isoform X2, with translation MSCFQGLFFCPEAASLLLHNFCIYHISPPGHELGAAAICPEEPVPSVDDLADQIVEVLNYFGLRSVMCMGVTAGAYILTLFAIKHRERVLGLILVSPVCRAPSWSEWFYNKVMSNLLYFYGMCGLLKDFLLYRYFSKEVRGSAEVPESDIAQACRKLLDERQSINILRFLQAIGRRPDITQGLKKLQCRTLIFVGDSSPFHSEALHMTAKLDRRFSALVEVQECGSMVTEEQPHAMLIPMEYFLMGYGLYRPNQFSGSPRSPLSPSCIAPELLSPESMGLKLKPIKTRIESKLPGAQ